The Duganella sp. BuS-21 sequence GAACGCCGCTACGCCTTCTCGGCGCAGGAAGTGAAGCAATACTTCCCCGAGCATAAAGTGGTCGACGGCCTGTTCCGCCTGATCCAAAGCCTGTTCAACGTCGAGATCAAAACCGACGATGCACCGGTCTGGCACCAGGACGTGCGCTTCTTCCGCATCGAACGCAACAGCAAGCTGATCGGCCAGTTCTACCTCGACCTGTACGCGCGCGCCGGCAAGAGCGGCGGCGCCTGGATGGACGATGCACGCGGCCGCCGCGCCGACGAGACCAATGTGCAAACCCCGGTCGCCTACCTGACCTGCAACTTCACCGAGCCTGCCGTGGTGGACGGCGTCACCAAGCCATCGCTGTTCACGCACGACGAAGTCACCACGCTGTTCCACGAGTTCGGCCACGGCCTGCATCACATGCTGACGCAAGTGGATGAACTGGGCGTGTCCGGCATCTCCGGCGTGGAATGGGATGCGGTCGAGTTGCCGTCGCAGTTCATGGAGAACTTCTGCTGGGAATGGGAGGTGCTCGAACACATGACCGCGCACGCCGTCACCGGCGAACCGCTGCCGCGCGCGCTGTACGACAAGATGCTGGCCGCGAAGAATTACCAGTCCGGCCTGCAGACCTTGCGCCAAGTCGAGTTCTCGCTGCTCGACATGCACCTGCACTACGACTACGACGCCAGCAGCAGCAAGACCGTGCAGCAACTGATCGATGAAGTGCGCGCCAAGTTCTCGCTGCTGATTCCGCCGTCGTTCAACCGTTTCCAGAACTCCTTCGGCCACATCTTCGCCGGCGGTTACGCGGCCGGCTACTACAGCTACAAGTGGGCCGAGGTCTTGTCCGCCGACGCCTACGCCGCGTTTGAAGAAGCGCAGAAGCTGGGCCCGGCCGCCGTATCGGAAACCGGCAAGCGCTACCTGGCGGAGATCCTGTCGGTCGGCGGTTCGCGTCCAGCACTGGAATCGTTCACCGCTTTCCGCGGCCGCGAGCCCAGCATCGACGCACTGTTGCGCCATAGCGGCATGGCTGCTTAAGACTTCACTTTAACTTCACCTCTGCGTTCGCGCCGGAGCCCGCTCGATAGCAACATCGATGCCAGCGGTTTCCGGCGTTTTCGCATACACTGGATTCACCATGACACGCATCGACTTCCACACCAATGTACCGGACAAGCTGGACTACGCCTGCCGCCTCGCGCGCAAGGCCTGGGCCGCCAACAACCGTGTGGTGGTGTTGACCGACGATGAAACGCAACTGGCGGAACTTAACGCGGCGATGTGGAATTTTTCCGCCGTTGATTTCCTGCCGCATGTGTCGGCGGACGATGCGCTGGCGGCGCACACGCCGATTTTATTGACCGCCTCCGATGAGGCGGAATTACCACACACGCACAAAGAATTATTGGTCAATCTGTCGCGCCGGACGCCATCGCAATTGACGCAGTTCGCGCGCATGATCGAAGTGATTTCCTCGGACGAGGATGATGCGGCTGCCGGCCGTAAGCGTTATGTCGCATACAAGCAGCAAGACTATCCACTTACCCACTTTGTCACAGGAAAATCATGAGCCAAGCATCGTTTGACGCAAGTATCCCTGTCTTGACGGAAGTCCTGAAGGCCGAGGCGCCGCTCGCTGAGTTGGCGGCGCCCCTGCCCCAGGCCACACCCGCCGACCAGCTGGAAGCCGCCGCCATCGACGGCTGGAGCGAAGCGGAATGGGCGATGATGGAGCACCGCCTGTCGGTGCGCATCATGCACCAGTTGCAGTCGCGCGTGGACTTCGTGCTCGAACAGCGCATCAAGGACAGTATGGCGGAAGTGCTGAGCCACGCCCTGCACGACCTGACCAATGAAATCCGCATCGGCCTGCACGACACCATCGAAAAAATCGTTTCCCGCGCCGTGTTGCAGGAACTCACCCACCTGCAAGCGCAGAAGAAATAAGCCCCGCCTCCCGGTCCATGCCCACGCTGGTGCATGGACCGCACTCCCCTGAAGCAGGTTTGCCTCAAATCAGGGCAACGCTCCAAAAAAGATCAAAACCACCGGTTTCACGCTTTGCGCCGGCAATAATTTGTTGTACCTTGGTGGCCTTGCATACAACTTTGGAGATTTGCACATGCAGTTCAAATTCATTCCTCTCGCCATAGCCCTGGCTTTTGCCGGTAGCGCTGGTGCGCAAGAAGTGATTAAGATCGGTCACGTCGGTCCAGTCTCCGGTCCTTCCGCACACTTGGGCAAGGACAATGAAAACGGCGCCAAGATGGCGGTTGAAGAATTGAACGCCAAAGGCTTCAAGATCGACGGCAAACCAGTCAAGTTCGTGCTGCAGCTGGAAGACGACGGCAGCGATCCGAAACAGGGCACGGCGGTGGCGCAGAAGCTGGTTGACGCCAAAGTCAACGGCGTGATCGGCCACCTGAATTCCGGCACCTCTATCCCCGCCTCCAAGATTTACCACGACGCCGGCATCCCGCAAATCTCGCCGGCCACCACCCAGACCAAATACACACAGCAAGGCTTCAAGTCGGTGTTCCGCGTGGTGGCCAACGACGCCAAGCTGGGCGGCTCGCTGGGCAGCTACGCCATCACCAAACTGGGCGCGAAAAAGATCGCCGTCATCGACGATCGCACCGCCTACGGCCAGGGCGTGGCCGATGAGTTCATGAAGGCCGCCAAGAAGGCTGCGCCGGGCGCCGAGTTCACCAAGGAATTCACCAACGATAAGGCGACCGACTTCAACGCCATTCTCACCAAGATCAAGGCCAAGAATCCGGACCTGGTCTTCTTCGGCGGCATGGACTCGGTCGGCGGCCCGCTGCTGCGCCAGATGAAGGCGCTGGGCATCAACGCCAAGTACATGGGCGGCGACGGCATCTGCACCGAATCGTTGCCCAAGCTGGCCGGGACGGCGGCCGCCAACGGCGTGGTCACCTGCGCTGAGGCGGGCGGCGTCACCGCCGAGCAGCAAAAGAACATGGACGACTTCGTCGCCCGCTACAAGAAGAAATACAACGCCGACGTGCAGATCTACTCGCCGTATGTGTACGACGCCGTCATGACGTTGGCCACCGCCATGCAGGAAGCCAAGTCCTCGCAGCCGGCCAAGTACCTGCCCTTCCTGCAGAAGATCAAGTACCAGGGCGTTACCGGCCTGATCGCGTTTGACGACAAGGGCGACATCAAGGACGGCTCGCTGACCCTGTTCACCTACACGGACGGCAAGAAGACCAAGATCGAAGTCATCAAATAAGCAGTACGTAAAAAAAGCGCCGCAAGGCGCTTTTTCACTTTTATGGCATCCGGCACTGATTACTTCTGTGCCAGCACCCATTTCACCAGGGTCTTGGCTTCCGCTTCGCTGACTTGCGGATTGGCCGGCATCGGGATCGCACCCCAGGTGCCCGAGCCGCCCTTCATGACCTTGGTCACCAGCTTGGCTTCGGCGTCTTTCTGGCCAGCGTATTTAGCGGCTACGTCCTTGTACGCAGGGCCAACCAGCTTGGTGGCAACCGCGTGGCACGCCATGCAGTTTTTCGCCTTGGCCAGGTCGCCGCCCGCGTCCGCCATGGCGGTCTGCGAAGCCAGCGCCGAAGCCAGTACTACTCCAGCCATCATCAAATGTCGTTTCATTGTATTCTCCAGGTGAGTGCTACTCAATTACGCGACTTATTTTACCGCGTTTTGCTTTGACGCATTTAACGCTTGGGTCGAGTAAACGTTGACTTGAACCTGAATATTGCTTGTAAGATGGAGGATAGAGGAGGAAATCATGCCACTGATCCTATTGATCGTCGCTCTGGTTGCGCTGCGCTACTTTGAAGTGTGGAAATTTGCCGAATTATCCTGGTGGGCGATCGGCGCCCTGATGGTGGTTGCATTCCTGTGGTTTGAGTTCCTGGAACCGATGCTCGGCTTCGATAAGCGCCGCGCCCACAACGAAGATGAGCGGCGACGCAAGGAGCGCGTCACCAAAACCTTCGATAAGAAATGACCGCCGCTCCCGCTTTCGCGGGAGCGCTGGAGTTAGCGTTTCAGCTGCGACAAGTCGCGCACCGCGCCGCGATCGGCGGAGGTGGTCAGCGCCGCATACGCTTGCAGCGCCTGCGACACATAA is a genomic window containing:
- a CDS encoding branched-chain amino acid ABC transporter substrate-binding protein gives rise to the protein MQFKFIPLAIALAFAGSAGAQEVIKIGHVGPVSGPSAHLGKDNENGAKMAVEELNAKGFKIDGKPVKFVLQLEDDGSDPKQGTAVAQKLVDAKVNGVIGHLNSGTSIPASKIYHDAGIPQISPATTQTKYTQQGFKSVFRVVANDAKLGGSLGSYAITKLGAKKIAVIDDRTAYGQGVADEFMKAAKKAAPGAEFTKEFTNDKATDFNAILTKIKAKNPDLVFFGGMDSVGGPLLRQMKALGINAKYMGGDGICTESLPKLAGTAAANGVVTCAEAGGVTAEQQKNMDDFVARYKKKYNADVQIYSPYVYDAVMTLATAMQEAKSSQPAKYLPFLQKIKYQGVTGLIAFDDKGDIKDGSLTLFTYTDGKKTKIEVIK
- a CDS encoding DNA polymerase III subunit chi, which produces MTRIDFHTNVPDKLDYACRLARKAWAANNRVVVLTDDETQLAELNAAMWNFSAVDFLPHVSADDALAAHTPILLTASDEAELPHTHKELLVNLSRRTPSQLTQFARMIEVISSDEDDAAAGRKRYVAYKQQDYPLTHFVTGKS
- a CDS encoding TIGR04438 family Trp-rich protein; its protein translation is MPLILLIVALVALRYFEVWKFAELSWWAIGALMVVAFLWFEFLEPMLGFDKRRAHNEDERRRKERVTKTFDKK
- a CDS encoding c-type cytochrome, whose amino-acid sequence is MKRHLMMAGVVLASALASQTAMADAGGDLAKAKNCMACHAVATKLVGPAYKDVAAKYAGQKDAEAKLVTKVMKGGSGTWGAIPMPANPQVSEAEAKTLVKWVLAQK